The window TTCGCCTCTATTGCTATGGGTGTACCCACTGTTGGGGTCTTCCATGGCTCCTTTTGGATTGTTCAAGTGTGCTTTAGACTATATTTCCCATCCTTGTCCTCAGACACCAAGATCCCTCTTCCAATAGGATATGAAGCTGAGACATTTTATCTCGGGAGCACAGGAGCATAGTCGTTAAGCTTCCATCTCCAATCTCCCTAAGGGGTCTTCACCCTTTCAGCATTTCCCTCACCGATTCTACTACATCTCTTTGAACACCGACAATGTCTGCCCGCTCTCCAGTTTGGATTTTATCTCTATTTTCACTTTCAACCGGTCCAAGGATACCTAGAAATTCTGGTGTTCTGTCTTGGTTACATCTAATCTGACGTTAAGGCTATTTCTTAAGGGAAAGTTGAAGACAGGCGTGGATATTTATTCACATCAATATTGTGTTTGGCAGTTCAACTTGTCTCAAGGCATTATGATTGTCGCCCTTTACTCTAGGGACTTCCCTTTCGATGAGAAGCACCACTTTGTAGTAACCAAGGCGTCCAACCCCTTTGTTTGCATTCGCATGGTCACCTATAAAATACTTTATGGTTACTCAATCAAGTAATTAGATCTAGCTCCTGGCGCCCTCAAGACTTTTACCGCTTGGTAGAGGATCTGTCGACACTCTCTTTTCACTGATGACCTTGACACTATTCTCAGTAAGGTTATCTCCAAGAACCTTCCTACCGATGCTGCTGAACCTTCGTCTAGGTtacattctcctccatctcatCCAGCACCAAAAAGGGCATTAGGTCCAGGCACTACCCTTCTCATTATCTTTGTGACTTTGGCCTTTATTATGCTTTGGTTTCTAACATTTTTAATGCCTTATCCAATGACTTATGAGCAAGTATCTGCCCCCCAGACTAAGATGCGTTTGTTTAGATCCATCGCTAAGGTTCCAGTTGCACAATCTGCACCACCAACTCGTCTAACCTCCAAATACTCCACTCGACAACTTTGTTAATGCAGCAATATCACAAGTTGAAGGTCATTCTTCTATCGGTAGTCCTGCATATTTAATTCCTCCTGGTGCTAAAGTTTCAGCATCACCCTCGATTGACACCACCAACTCTCCAAGTCCTACGACTCTTCCTATTACGGAGCCTACTTCTTGTTATAGCTGATATAACAGCTAATTCTCACTAACTTCAAGTTACACACAGAGAGAAGGAATGATGAACTTCATTCAGCATTAATAAAGAAAACTGTCAAGTACAAGCTAAATAATAACCTATTTTGAAACTACACACAAACGTGCAAAACAAAATTGTTccacttcctagaaaatagctaACAAACCAACCGCCTAACAAATAAACTTGactgaataataaataaataaataaacgataGAACATCAACAGCAACACTGAGACACAgctccaacaaactcctccttggatcagttGCTGCTGTGAactcctattttctctcttaacagCTCAAGTCTTCTAGCCTGAAGTGGCTTTGTGAACATGTCTGCAAGCTAATCTTCAGATTtgcaatagaccaacttaacttcACCACTTTGTTGCACTTCACACAAAAAGAAGTATTTGACTTtaaaatgcttggttttgccataGAAAACTGGATTCTGTGATATTGCTAATACAGCTTGATTGTCtacattaacttcaatgcaatcactagaattcaaccacaTATCATTCATTATCTTCCTCggccacaaagcttgatttgtaGCTACAGTAGCTactataaactcagcctctaCAGTGGACTAAGCTACAATCTCCTGCTTCTTAGGACACCAGGAGAAACAAGCAAAACCAAGAGTAAAGCAGTACGTAGATGTACTTTTCATGCCATCCACTGAGCCAGCCTAGTCACTATCAAAAAAGCCTTACAACTTAAACTTCTGACACTTAAACTTCTGACATTTCCTAAACTTCACACCAAGGAACAATGTTCCTTTAAGGTATCTCAAGACCCTTTTTGCAACAACCAAATGTAACTAACTAGGATTACTCATGAACCTGGATAGAACACTTACAACAAATAGAATATATGTTCTAGTtgctgtaagatacatgagacatcCAACCAAGCTTCTATACATAGAACCATCTACTGCATCTATTCCATCATTCTCCTACAGCTTCTCCTTAGTAACCATAGGAGTGCTACACTTCTacaatcttccatctgaaacttcttcagaatttccttcatatattttttctagcaaatgaagatctcatatgaagcttGTTTGACTTCCAGACCCAGGaaataagccatctttcccaagtctgacATCTCAAAACCTGCAAACAAACCTTGCTTCACCCTCTCAATCAGTTCCACATCACTCCCTATCACCAATAAATCATCTACGTAGagtgacagaattacaacactatGATTCACcctcttgacataaagagtgaactcactcaAGCTTCTTACAAAGCTAAAATCATGTAAATATCggtctatcttcccataccaagctcttggagcctgcTTCTGTCCATATAAAGCTTTCCTCAATATGTATACcttctcttcttgccctttgatactgAGGCCTttaggttgttcaacaaaaatctcctccttgagctctccatttagaaatgcaaacttgacatctaactgaaatacAGGCCACCTCTTCTCTGCTGCAACAGCTAACAGTAGCCTGATTGTATCAAGCCTTGCAAcaggagcaaatgtttcagaatagtcaACTCCCCATATTTGAGCATAGCCTTTCACAACTAGTCTggctttgtgtttattgacaaaaccatttgggttaagttttgttttgaacactcacttaaccccaatcacattcttatcagatggtTTGTCAATAAGCTCCAATGTGTGGTTTTTCTGAATCATTGCAAACTCCTCATGCATTGCTGCAATACACCtctgatcctccttagcttccacaaagttagatggttcaaGCACTACCACATTgattctttcatagatttcaacaagtgaccttgtgcctcttACTGGCAAATCATCCATACTATCTTCCAATCCATccataacttcatcaacctctatAATTGTTGCAGGTTGTTGTTTTGCAAATTGTTGTTGTCCTGCATTCTTTTtatccatccaattccactcatcttcctctagaaaaacaacatcttTGCTCACTATCACCTTCCCTGTTATAAGGTGAAAAATCCTataagcctttgattggagactgtACCCAATGATGACTCTAAGCTCAACTCTTTGATCCAACTTGCCTCTCTTGACCTGAGGAACATGAGTATAACACAAATatccaaaaaccttcaaattcttcataGAAGGTCTAACACCATAccagacttcaaaaggtgttgacctctctaaggcctttgtgggcaatctgTTCAATAGGAACATTGCGGTATTAGCTGCCTCAACCTAGAACTTCTTAGGTAACATCTTCTCATGCATCATACAtttggccatctccataatgcttatgtttttcctctcactaaccccattctgttgaggagaatagggagcagtgaactgctgcacaatgcctgcttgctcacaatttaacttaaacttgTGAATAATATACTAAGAACCTTTGTCAGActtgagcattttaattttcttcccactctaattctcaactaaggctttgaACTTCACAAGCACAATAGTAACTTCAAACTTgacttgcaaaaaataaatccaGCTCATCCTAGTCATGTCATATGTGaaagtaatgaaatacctgctaccattgaTAGATGACTCGAACATAGGTCCACATAAGTCTGCGTGGACTAATTGCAACTTCTCACGTGAtctccagcctcctcctttgaaaggaaagctggcttgcttgccaagaagacaagttatGCACTatggaaattcctcctccaaacttggcaagtcatctgcCAAGCTATTCCTCTTCATAGACAACATGTTCTTCCTATGAACATGCCTAAGGCTTTTATGCCAtagctctgcattttcttctttgcactttaaagccatttgttgcatctattgtggcttgaacatgaagcTCTTGTCCCTCATTGGCATTCTCAGCACTTCTTTGCTATATGTATTATCAATAAGGCATTCATTTCCTTCAAACTTCACcttatagcccttctcaactaattgaccaacactcAACAGATTCTGGTCAACTtttggcacaaagagaacatCACTGATCAGCTTCACcttttgatttccttcaataaCCACtatacccttcccttgcacttcgataTACTATCCATTGCCAATTCTGACTTTGGACCTAACTGACCTATCTAGACTCCTAAATAGCTTCAAattgccagtcatatgattggtacatCCACTATCCACTAGCCATGCTTCATTCTTAACAGAAGAGCTAGAATAggaagctacaaacaagtgtTCTTCCTCAGTCTCATTCACTTTTATCCATGCTTCTCCTGCTTGCTAGTGATTGTTCTCTTTGCAGATCGCTTCCATGTGACCAACCTTGTAACATCTTCTACACTTAGCATCAAGCTTCCTCCAGCATCTAAAGGactgatgattagttccaccacaATGTTGACAAggcttcttgttcttcttccatttgctaAACCCACTAGaacttccttcttttgctacaaacttggagtcgCCTGCATTTCATTTGGACTgattccatttcttccctttgcctccatcattggACTTCACTTTAGCTTGCAATGCACCCTATACAtgctcttctcttctcatcattCTTTTATGCTCATGTGCCTGCAGGGCATTTAACAATTCAGCAAGCTTTATGTCAGCTAAGcctcttgtattttccaaaaagctATGGTGGCTTCAAACTTCTCTAGAAGAGACACCAGGATCTTCTGAACcagcctttcatccttcaagttaGTCCCTAAGACTCTAATTTTTTCAACTATCTCAATCAACCTATCAGAATATTCCTTCACTGACTTTGAATCCTTCATCTGttgtctctcaaactccctcaagagattcaacACCTTCATGCTctttatcttctcatctccctcatATTCATCCTTCAAAaaatcccatattgcctttgcaaaatcacatctcatgatccttgtgaagataAGGGGTGAGACAGCAGCATACAGGCAagactttgccttggccttccttgtgattctctctttatggtactttatcGATTGGATTgtttggaagtggagcaacctcataatcattctcCATAGCCTCCCATAGTCATCTTAGGTGCGCATGGCAACCTTCTAATCCAAGGGAgagtttcttttcagaaatagtttctttttttttaatttctactcccgagaataatttctaagtaaactAGTGTGTTTTGTAacgataaaaaatttatattcttgaaatagaaaaagaataaaaatgtgtttggtgcgatttacaaatttttgtatttattcgttttttttttctttttgctcacaGATCACCGGCCACTACACGACCGCCGCTTGCCACTGTCGACTACCAATCACCGTCGCATGACTGCCGCCCACAACCCACTAACCACCGACCGCCGGCCGCAAGAGAGGACGGTGGTCGATGGGTTTTGGGTTGCAATCGGTGACGACAATTAGCGGCCGACTGTTGGGCGACTATCATGCAATAGTTGGGTAGTTGTCGTGCAGCTATCGTGTGGCGGTCGAGCGGTTGTCGTGTAACTATGGTGCAGCTGTCGTATGGCAGTCAGGCAGTTGTCATGCGGCGATCAGGCGGCAATTCGTGGCGATCATCAGCCGGCAGGGGTGGTCGTGGGTTGTGGGCGGTGGCGATGATGGCCTCTGACAGTCAAGGGCAGTAGTGACGACGGTTGGGCAGCGACGACAATAACGATCGCTAACAGTCATGCGACGACGGTTGGTGATCGGCTGACAACGATCGAGCAGTGGCAACGACGATGGTCGCGGGCAGCCGGAGGTGGTCGGCGATTGGCAGGGAAGCCAATGGTGGTTATagtaaggaagaagaacaaaaggaaaatggaaaagaaaagatggatttatttttagaaattgttctcgggaacaagaagttattgtttcttgtttctgttccaaatctattccctagttacttttctattctggggaatagaaaaataaattggcgttgccaaacggatttctgttctttcttagtttcagggaacaaaagaataaaaattgggAGAAACGGGAAATGCAACCTCGTTGCATCCTAGATCACAAGTTCGGGAATCTCGAGGGTCCCGTCCTTAAATTGGATGTTCTAGaaaccctccccctccatgtTTTTGAACTTGATCCCTTTTTTCGAAGCTCCATCACGCAGTGGATGAACTATAGCCCAGTTTGTCACGATTGTTGGGTTGTTGCAGGCTTTAGGCCCGAGTACAAGAGGCTCCGCCAGAACAATTCGAGGCAATGGAGCTCGCCCTCAAAGGGTAACGAGTCAAACTCCAGCTTTCTCCTACCGAGGCAATTAAAGGGGCGGTCTGTTGGCCTCAGAGAGTAGAAAAACTGGAGCTCTAGCTTGGCCAAGACCCCATCCTGGTTAGGTCGGCTAAGCCGAAGGCAAAACAGCAGGTCGAGAATGAAGAGTTGGATCTGATTCTTGAGCAAGATCATGTCCTGCAAGATAATGTGCGTCCAACTCCGCGACGAGGAGAAGACGGGGTCATTAGGAATGTAACCAAGTTTATCAAACCCCATGGAGTATCCCCAGAACAACTCGATGACAAAACACCCATCGAGAACCATCATCATTACAAACTCCTCATTGCGCATCTTTATTGTCCCCTCATAGCAGGCACAAGCTCTCTCCTCGACCCGCTTCACCGCGTCTAAATAGTCCTCTATCTTTTGATTTTTGCGCCTGAGCATGCACACGAGGCCACGCCACTTATCCTTGTCCTTCTTCGCGGAGGTGCTCGTCACCGTGATGGTACGGACTGAGGGAGACAATCTGGGGGACGCAAGGCTTCTCCTTGCCATCCTTGAGATGGTGTGGGATCCGGTAAATGGACCGCTTTGCCCATGAAAGTGCCCTTTGGTCCTACTTAGCTTGGTCAAGGTTCTTATTGATGGAGATGATCCACTCAAACTCAGACAGCCTCGGCTCATCTTCACGGAGGTTTTCACCACCGTTGGTCTCAACCTCGATTCGGCGATCGTCAGAAGTTTGTTGTTGTGGCTCGTGACCAACAGTTTGGCTGAGCTCTATGTTGGGATTTAAAGCCATTTCTCGTGTAGAATGGGTTTATGTTTCGCTGCCTCTACCTTTCTAGAGTCTTGGGGTGTGCATGGCAACGCTTCTACTCCGAGAAAcagtttcttttcagaaatagttcttttttatttctactccggggaataatttctgagtaaaataatatgtttggtaacgatacaaaattattattcttaaaatagaaaaagaataaaaatgcattaggtgtgatttataaatttttgtatttattcgttttttcttcttgctcacaGATCGCTAGCTGCCGCTAGCTGCCACATGACCACCGCCTATCGCTGCCAACTACCAATCGCCACTGCACGACCGCCGCCCACAACCCACTAACCGCCAGCCACAGGAGAGGACGACGGTCGGTGGGTTGTGGGTGGCGGTCGACGACGACGGTCGACTGTCATGCAGCGATCGAGCGGCTGTCGTGTGGTTATCGTGTGGTAGTCCAGCAGCAATCGTGTGGCTATGGTGCGGCTGTCGTGCGGTGGTCAGGCAACTATCGTGCGACTATGGTGTGGCTATCGTGCGATGGTCGAGCGACGATCTGTGGCTGTCGTCGGTTGGCAGGGGTGGTCGATGGGTTGTGGGCGACAACAATGATGGTCGCTGGCAATCAAGGGTTACAATGACGACGATTGGGCGGCAACGACGATAACGATCGCCGACGGTCAAGCGACAGCAGCCGACAGACTGGCGACAATCGAGCGGCGGCAGTGACAATGTTCGCCGATGGTCAGGTGGCGACAGCCAACGGTCGGCCGATGATGGCCACGTGCAATTGGAGGTGGTCGGCAATTAACAAAGGAGCTAGCGATGGCtaaaacaaggaagaagaacaaaagaaaaatggaaaagaaaaaatgaatttatttctagaaattgttctcaagaacaagaagttactttttttttgtttcttgtttatgttccaaacattttccccggctactttttttttctagggaatagaaaataaattggcattgccaaatagatttatttttttttttgtttcggggaacaaaagaacagaaattgagaGAACAGAAACGTTGCCATACAGGCCCCTAATAACCCAagcttgataattttccccagtaAAGACTGGAGTAGCCATTACAAAGAATCCACTCAAACCTACCTCCATCAGCTTTTCTTTGCAGATTGGAAGTAGTCTTCACTCACTTACCCTCACTTCATAGTCCCTTAAGATCCCACAAAGGCTTCGATACCACTGTTATAGCTGATATAATAGCTAATTCTTACGAACTTCAAGttacacagagagagaaggaatgaTGAACTCCATTcaacattaataaaataaaataaaataaaaactatcaAGTACAAGCTAATTAAGAATCTCTTTTGGAACTGCACACAAACATGCAAAACAGAACTGTTccacttcctagaaaatagctaACAAACCAACCACCTAACAAATAAACTTgactaaataataaaaaaaacgatAGAACATCAGCAGCAGACTAAGACACAGCTCCAACACTTCTTTGCCGTCTGATAGATTGAATAAGTCCCCTTTGAAATCAATCCTTTCCTAGGAGCTTGTTGATTCTTCACTTTCTCTTGCCACTAGCAGACATGAATCTAATTTGTCCCCAAGGTAGACCCTCTTGTTGTCGGCTCAAGAAGGTTTAGAAGTGAGTTCTCCTCCTGCCGCAACTTGACATCATTTTCTCCCAAAAGGATGAGTGATCCTACTTCAGCACCAACTTTATCTGCTTTTGCACCTTTTCTCCATCAAGAGCTGTCGCTTATATCTAACCCCAATGACGACAACAAAAGGGATTCTACTTTATCTCCAGCTCGAGACCTTGTTTTCTCATTGTTAGCCCCAATGACTTTAGAGGCCATTTTCTCCCCAGCTGTTACCTCCACTGCACCTTCATCATCCTCTATTAAAATCTTGCTACTCAATAGACCAGACTACTGCTATTGCTGATGTAAGTAAgactcctcttctttcttttctttgcctatCTTATCGTTCTCACTGTTACTTTACACAAATTCCTTGTCATAACTTGTTCCTTCTATCATCCAGTCAACGATTGAACTAGACTCAAGCGAGGTTTCTCTTCCTTGATCTAAGGTAGTCCAGAGCATAAGGCAAGTTCTCACATAAGATCACTCCAACACCTTCCATTATTTCGAGTTTAGTTTAGAAGAACTTTCCAAGCTTACTCCACAAGAGAGGCTTCGGACATTTCTGAGGATATCTAAGAATGGCCTTATTGGACTTTTTTCGGATCCTGGCTTGAAGTAAAGGGCAAGGCGCTTTTCCAATCATTTTGTTCTGATCTTGCTTTTGCTAAGTATCAAGCCTTTTGAGCCAACGGCAAGAAATAtcttccctttttcctctcaAGTTCGAATACCATTAAAATGAGTAATGACCAACTCTAATCCTTAGCCATCTTAGAGCAAAGAGCCCATCTTTTTATTGACAAAGCCTAAAAGCATAAGGCTATGGCAGACCTAGAGACTCAGCTAAAAAGGAATATTGCCAATCATAAAGCTTAGTTTGCCAAGGCACGTCGCAAGTTTTTATCTCATCAATTCGATATGATCAACACCTCACACTTACTCAAGAGAAAAGCCACAAAAGCAAAAGAGCAATTTCAAGAGTCTAAGAGTACTGTCACAGCCTTAGACCACGAGAAAATTGTCAAGCCTAAGCTCCTAACTAAGAACTTGACTTGTGATAAGGATTTTATATCTTTTCAGTCTATAATCAAGTGAGAGTCCTCTCACATGTAACCTTTGCTATCTCAATGCTAATGCTAAACCACTTTGAGCACATGCGCCCTTTTGATTGACATATTGAAATTCGATTAACTCACTTGCATTTGAATCTACAATTGTATTTTGTCACGCGGCATTTAACTTCATCTTCCATGTTACTCACAATCAGCATAAAACCACCTTATTTCTCCATATTCTGtagggctctctctctctctctctctctctctctctctctctctctctctctctctctctctctctctctgggacTCTCCACTTCCCTTGGCAGTTTCCCaattattttctccttttattcATTGATGCCAATCATTTCCCTTCTTTACTCTTCTCGACTTCCATTTGCCTTTCTTATTTACCATGGCTCCACGCACTAGAGCTTCTAATAGAAATGTGTACCGCTCCAGTGTCTTCATGAGTTGTCTCACTGCTTTGTACTGCCTTGAAAAGAATATTCTATTGACTTGACCTTTGACCCTACAAATGAAGAATATTCTACCCTTGCTGATTTCAAGCCGAGCCCTTACTTTAAAACTCTGCCCCCTCCTTCATATTTTGACAAATACTTTCCTCAATACCATAAGGATTGAAACTTCCTTTCTAGTAGAGGATCTTTATTGATTAAGTGGCCTCCCACAGATAGCAAGTTTTCCCATCTTCCAAGTTTCGACCTTGTGTTTTTCACATGGTATTGTCGATTGAAACCGCTTTGGAGCTTACCTCGAAAAGGCTTAAGATTTCCCTAGCTCTCAAACTTTGCTACATTCCCATTTCCATCAATTATGACTTACTTGCCAGCCTTTGTTGTTTATGGTCGCCTTTCACCCattgtttctttcttcctaCTGGCCCAATGTCCATTACCTTGCTTGATGTTCATGCTTTAACCAATCTCATGCCTTACAACAATGGGTCAACAACTTTGTATTCCACAAAAACTCTCGTGTTTTGTCACCTAGGTTATCAAATCTCCATCCCGAATACCTTTGTGAGACACTATATGTGTGGCGGTGGCGACATCACCCTTGAGGAACATACAGTATTCCTACTATACTAGTTTTCTCTTGCCCTTCAAACCTTATTTCCAAGGAGTTTGGTGCCCTTACTAGTTACACAGTCCTCGAGCTAAATGAACCCCTCGGAAAGATAATACTCACTGCTTTGTATAGATCCATTACTGTTTTTCAAACCTCTCTCACCATTGAGCACCCTAAGCCCTTCTTGGGTTCCCTTTGGCTTCTACAAGTTTAGGTCAAATTATACTTCCCTTACTTGTTCACTAGTGTTCCCGAGGTTCCCCGAAGATAGTACGATTTACATTCGGGTCCACTTGGTCCCAATAACTTCGATGTTATAGTTCTTTGTAAGCCTCCAAATCAGCATTCATCCCCCCTTCTTCCTTTACCTTTTTTCCAGAATATTTCCTCCGTGTCTTTTCTTCTAGTCTAGACTAGTTTCTAGACTACACTTCTGATGGTATCCAGACAATGAATACCTCTGGAGGCATGCTTTTACTTCTATGAATTTGCCATTATATTTCTGTTGTGATGGCAAGTTTTCTCCTGGGTTCGAGGTATACCATCCACAATACTATGCTAGATAATTTGGAGCAACCCAAGAAATTATTATGCATTGTATGTATTCTATCACTTTCCTTTTGCCTTCCCCGAAGTGCTATCATCCTCATGTGGCCTTCGGGTGCCAAGAAACCATTGATGAGGAGATGGTTGCACGTTCCTATCATTGTAGCTTTTAGGTGGATGCTAGGAGTTTACCCTCCTTTGAGAATTAGTGGGCTTTGTACCGAGATACTTTATTTGTTGTTGGTGTCGAAGCTATTCTATCTATGGTGACTAGAGCTCAATTTCCTCAGCTTCGCGATCCATGTACTACTTGGAATAATGACCAGCCTTCTTCTTCCAATAAGAACATCCATTCGCATACCTTACACTCATTTCGCATGAAATTTTTGGTTTATTGAATGGCCATATATGCAGGAATGCCTTTGCATCATGCCGAGTACTCTCGCTCCCAATGTAGCCGTAATCGGAGTAGGATTGTTACTCCTCGAAATGATGATGCTACTCTTCCTTCCGATGTCCTATCCTCACCTACAGATCCCTATCATTTGGAGAAGTGGAGGAAATTGTCCAATATCTTATCTTATGGATATCCTCATAACATTTCCAATCCACTTCTAATGGGAGAGATTAATTATTTGTTGTCAAGCTTAGATCCCCAAATAAACTCTATGGCATGTCTTGCTTTTCAGCATATCTATAAGGATCTAACCCTTTCCATCTACTCCGCTTTTGAggttgttataattatggttaatagATCAATGAAAGCCactaaattaagatacgtcttttaTGTTCGCGTATCTcttgaatttatgaatttcctaagcttttctgttcacgtatctattgaattcatgaatttcctagattcatgtatcttttagtttatgtatatattgagttcacgaatctcttgaattcatgtgcctctggattcatgaatctcttggattcacatatctcttgattcatgaatttttgtggatacatgcgtctatttaattcatgtatctcttttgtacatgaactaaaaagctctataaatagattagaCCATAGAGCTTCATTacagttttttggtttttccgacttgATTCCAAAaaagctttgatatacttttctacccttttgatttttctgggTGTGTTGGTTTAATTAAATAGTattagtatgaacacctagagggggtaaataggtgtgaagacaatttttcgaaagaaacaatagaaatatttttcttttgaaactgaaTCTAAAAAACAAtagactttgagcgagttcaaactttagcagttaaatagaactacaaacaaaataaaagagtttagggaagagaatgagaattcagaatttatagtggttcggcttagattaagcctacgtccactctcccacgctaacaactttctggctagattccactatgcaatcaacaagagattacaattttgagtgcaaacacttagtgatagatcacactatctcactaagtcactcttttggtatttttctcacgatcacaaacgtttaagctcacaagagacaagtgtatgattgaaggtctctcagactttggaattataaattctatgctctgtctcttacttgctcatcggttcttgatctccttaaatacttctctaCTTCCAAACTAGGTGTTGGACGGTATCTAGAGAATcatcttctaatctacccattgAACAAATCTGCatctagaagatttagtagccattgagtgatagaagtagaatcccaaattgattccgatcgcccatacaattaggatcttggttttcataagtagaaccttccaagtttgcttgtcttccaaaagatttgattatcgaAATTGTTTCCAATAAAGATAGTCAACCATATatatgctatatccagccataaggtcatCCATAAGCCATACGAATCAAatcattgaagaaataaagataatcctgCATCTaaataagtcttcattctttagtCTGGAAACTGTTAATGCGAGCAGACATTGAACCTAAAGTTTGACAGTCT of the Eucalyptus grandis isolate ANBG69807.140 chromosome 10, ASM1654582v1, whole genome shotgun sequence genome contains:
- the LOC104423823 gene encoding uncharacterized protein LOC104423823, coding for MARRSLASPRLSPSVRTITVTSTSAKKDKDKWRGLVCMLRRKNQKIEDYLDAVKRVEERACACYEGTIKMRNEEFVMMMVLDGCFVIELFWGYSMGFDKLGYIPNDPVFSSSRSWTHIILQDMILLKNQIQLFILDLLFCLRLSRPNQDGVLAKLELQFFYSLRPTDRPFNCLGRRKLEFDSLPFEGELHCLELFWRSLLYSGLKPATTQQS